From the Desulfosporosinus sp. Sb-LF genome, the window CTAGTGTGGTTCCGGCCAAGGTAAGGAATAAGGCGACCATTTCTTGCCGACTAGTCTTTTTATGCCAAATCATGACTCCAGCCGCTAAAACCAACGCCGGATAGAGATAAAGAAGTAGAATAGCCACAGAAACCGGAAGAAATTTGAGGGAGTATGCGTACAAGAGGCTCGTTCCCAAGGTCCCGACCACGCCTTGAAAGGCTAAAATCCCCAACGTCCGAAGCGAAATCCTAAATATCTCCCGCTTAAAGATCACAGCATAGAGCAGAAGAAGGATCGAGGCCATCCACGATTGTAGGGCAATCACCTGCATTGGACCGATTCCAAGTTGGTAAGCCCCCTTGACCAGGATGGACATTAAGGCGTAGCCCGTTCCTGCCGCAAGGACAGCGCCAACTCCCTGCAAACGCATTTTTTGAACGTTCAACGTTTGATAACCCTCTCTTCCATTCTTTTTCCGCATTAAAATATCATTCTACACCGCTATCGCTGTAAGCGCTAATAAAACCATTTAACATTATATCAGACTCTTTCTATTATCACAGCCTTAGGAATAATAATGAGTTTGAGTTTTCATACACTGCACATATACTGCCGGAGATAAGTTACTCTGCGGTAATCTTAAACGCCAGACACTGAAGAGGACTTTCAGCCCTAATACACAGATCACAAAAATTAAGGAAAGGGGTAACCTTCTTCCTCAAGGGAAAGGAGGTTACCCCTTTATTTCAGTCAATTTCTCATCCTTTCAAATAACCAACCACGATTTCCGCGTGATTATTTCATTCATAGCATTTGAAACCATGGTGTTGTCCCCAAAGCCAGATTATGCAGTCGTAACGTTGCTCGCTAGATCCCGCATTGATAAGCTAACTCGATCTCTCGCCTTATCAAGTCCAATCACGCGCACCTTGACAATATCCCCTACGGCGACTGCTTCCATCGGATGTTTGATAAATTTATCGCACAGCTGAGAAATATGAACAAGCCCATCCTGCTTCACTCCGATGTCAACAAATGCACCGAAGTCCACGACATTGCGCACGGTTCCCTCTAAGACCATTCCTTCGCTAAGATCTTCCATGTGCGTGACATCCCGCCGGAGTAACGGCCTCGGCAAATCTTCTCGGGGATCCCTACCCGGTCTTTGCAGAGCATCCAGAATATCGCGAACTGTCGGAACCCCAGCGCTGAACTCTTCCGCCAGCTCGTTAGCTTCTAAAATCGCCAGTTTTTTGCGCACGTCCGTAAGGTGATCACGTAAATCCTCAGAGGTGTGTCCGATCTTTTTTAGGATGTCTTCAGCGAGCTGATAGGATTCGGGATGAACAGGCGTATTTTCCAGAGGATTAATTCCATCTGGCAGGCGAATGAACCCAGCACACTGGATATACGTTTGAGCTCCCAGTCGTGGAATTTTCTTCAGCTGATCACGATGGCTGAACTTCCCATGTTCATCCCGCCAAGCCACGATATTCTTAGCAACCGCCGGCTTTAACCCTGCCACATATTGGAGTAAAGAAGCAGAGGCAGTATTTAAATCAACACCTACGACATTAACACAGGATTCCACGACCCCATTCAAGGATTCCTCTAACCGTTTGGGCTGGACATCATGCTGATATTGACCAACGCCGACGGCCTTCGGTTCGATTTTCACCAGTTCTGCCAGGGGATCTTGAAGTCGCCTGGCAATAGAAACTGCACTCCGTAAGGAAAGATCAAAGTCTGGAAATTCATCCCCTGCTATTTTTGAAGCAGAATACACAGACGCCCCAGCTTCACTGACGAGAATAAATTCAGCGGCAATCCCATCTTCGCGAATCATTTCTGCTACAACTTCTTCCGTTTCCCTGGAGGCTGTGCCATTCCCAATCGCAATAATATTGGCATTAAACTCGGCTATCGCCTTACGCATACTATGCTTGGCTTCTTCTCGTTTGTTTTGAGGTGGATGCGGATAAATTACCCCAACCTTTAGGAGCTTTCCCGTCTCATCCACCACAGCCCACTTACACCCTGTTCGGAATCCCGGATCAAGCCCCAAAACCATTTTTCCCCTAACAGGTGGCTGAAGTAAAAGCTGGCGAAGATTAGCTGCAAACACTTTGATCGCCTGTTCTTCCGCTTGCGCGGAGAGTTCGGCACGCACCTCCCGTTCAATTGAAGGCTCGATCAATCGTTTATAGGCATCAAGAGCTGCCTTTTGAACGTAAGCAGCACACGGTCCTGTTTTGACATAACGAACTTCAATCAGTCTATGTAGGGTTTCTAGCGGAGCTTCGATCTTAACAGATAGAAACTCTTCCTTCTCCCCGCGATTCAGGGCTAAAATTCGATGCGGGGGAATCTTGCGGACAGGCTCCCGATAATCATAATACATCTCAAAGGGGGAGCGTTCCTTAGCTTTCTTCGCCACTGCAGAAGCCACCACATCCGCAAGACGTAGGGTTTCTTCCCGGATTCGTTTACGAAGGGACGCATCATCTGCAAGGGTTTCCGCGATAATATCCATCGCGCCAGTCAACGCTTCCTCGGTTGAATTCACCTCTAACTCGGTGTTTAGATACTTTTCTGCCTCTGCTTGAGGGTCCGCTCTGATATACTGAACTAATAACCATGTTGCTAATGGTTCAAGACCCTTTTCTTTAGCAATCGTCGCCCGCGTCCGACGTTTCTGCTTATAAGGCCGATATAGGTCTTCAACATCCTGAAGCACGGTTGCCGCCGTAATTTGCGCCTCCAGTTCTTCCGACAGCTTTCCCTGTTCGTTAATCAGGCGTAAGACTTCCGTTTTCCGTTGATCCAAACGTCTCAAATAGTCTAAACGTTCTACGATATCGCGCAAAACATTCTCATCGAGTTCCCCAGTTGCTTCCTTACGGTAACGCGCTATAAATGGGATGGTATTTCCCCCATCCAGTAAGTTAACAGCCTCTTTGACTTGAGTTATCTTTATTCCTAGTTCATTGGCAATAACTTGATTAAATTCCAAAGGTTGATACCTCCTAAAAATCCTATTGCAAAATCGCTATTGCGGGTCTCAAACCACTTGAATAACACATTGGAAACTATTATACCATCCTTATCTCTCCGAAGAAAATCGGCTCCTGTATTATATTACCATATTTCGAATTCCTCAGGATACAAAAGCTGTGGATTGCATCTTGCAGCCCCACAGCTTAGTTTAGCCCCGACTATGACTGTTTTCTTCTTTTGCCACGCTCCATTGTTCTCGCGCTCTGTTGACAATATTTTGATTGTCTTTGGCATCCTTATGTTGAATGATTTTGGAAAAATATAAAACAGCCTTTTGATATTGCCCTAGGCGACGGCTTAACTCCCCAATCATAAACAACACGTTCAATTCAGACATCGATGTGCCGGCAAAATCCGAATGAACATAAGATGCTTCATATGCGTTGAGTGCCAGACCCATGAATCGCTTTTCTTGTTCAGCATTGTTTTCAATCCGGTAGAGCCATGCTAAGCGTAAACAAAGCCCTGCAAGAATGGCATTTTTCTCTTTTTTAATGGATGCAGCTAAAACAGCCAATTTATAAGATTCCAAAGCTTGTTGAATATCCCTTACCTGACCGAAGTTCCGCTTGATCCATTGCTTGGTGATTTGTGCATGGATGACTTCCTTGGAGCCTCTGGGAAATTGATCTGAAAACTCTTCGGAAAAGGCGAAACCACATTCTGGACAGACATTGACATAATAAAAATGAGGGTTATAATTCCCTACACGGTAGTAGGGGCAAAAGTCGGTATCGATTTGATGCGGTATTGAAAACCTCGATCGCACCCTCAGCGTAGTAAACGGCTTTCCGCAAAATATACACGTGAGTTTCTTCTCGTAAAAAGGTTCTAATGATTGCATAAGAATCCCCCTCGCGCTAAATACATAAAGCTCAGACTTAAATTCTGCCGCTTTCCGTTCTTAGATGAAGTTATTACATTAAATCGGAGCGTCTAAAAGCCTGTGCCTCAGTAAGAGACACTGATTTGTGCTTTATGTAAGTTATGCCTTTGAGTAGTTTTATTATATCAGAACCCTCAGATTATTTCAGGCAAAGATAAAGATACCATTTATAGGATTGCTGTAACCCCCTCGTTTCAAGGAAACTCACCCTTTTGTAGAGCCTAACTGTTTAAGGTCCCTAAGCAACCAAATGGCTGTAAGACCAGACGATGCAAAATCGGAAACTGGCCCCGCTAACCATACACCCGTTAGTCCCCAAAACTTCGGCAAAATTAAAAGCGTGGGAACCAAAAAAATAAGCTGACGAGACAAGCTCAAAAACAACGATTTCCGGGGCTTACCCGTTGCTTGAAAATAGTTCACAACAACCACTTGGAAACCAATAACGGGTAGCATCACTAAGAAAACTCTTAATCCAAAAGACCCGATCTGGATGAGTTCTGGGTCCTGACTAAAAAGGCTCATTATGGCGGTAGGAAATAATTCCACCATCAGAAAACCTATAACCATCACACCCGTTGCACCCATCACGGATAGCTGCAACGTCCGTTTAACTCGATCATAATTCCTGGCACCATAATTATAACCAAGAATGGGCTGAGCCCCTTGTCCAATCCCGAAAATGGGCATAAATATGAGCATAGTGATACTGTTTATAACTCCCATAGCTGCAATCGAGAGGTCTCCACCGTAATTGACCAGTGTTTGATTGAAAAGCACGGCCACGACACTGCCTACCAGCTGCATGGAGAACGGTGAAATTCCAATTGCCAGAATATCTTTGACAAAAACCCATCGAAGTTTAAGATTTCGCAATCGAATTTTAAGTAACGCCCGATTTCCGAGGAAATAAGATAACACCCAAATGGCTGTAATGAACTGGGATATAACCGTAGCAAGAGCGGAACCTGCTACGCCCAGGTGTAAACCAAAGATAAAAATCGGATTTAAGATCGTGTTTAAAACAGCACCCAAAATCATAGTGTACATGGCAACTTTTGGATTTCCCTCTGCACGAATAAAATTGTTCATGCCAAAACCGATTGTCTGGAAGACAGCGCCCCACAGCAGAACGTTAAGATATTGTTTCGCGTAGGGAAGAACTTCTGAACTCGCCCCAAAGACAACTAAAAGTGGATCCATAAATAGGAAGCCTAATACCATAATCATCAACGAAATCCCCAGCAGCAGGATAAACGCATTCCCGACAATCTGTTCCGCTTCCTCCCTTTTCTGCTGACCCAAACGTATCGAGATCACAGAGGTTGCACCAAGTCCGATCAACATTCCAAACGCCATAATGGCTAATGAGATAGGAAAGCTAATCGCAATTCCAGAAAGCGCCAAGGAGCCCACCCCTCGGCCCACAAAAATGCGATCGACGATATTATAAAGTCCATTAACCAGCATTCCGATAATTGCTGGAATGGAAAACTTAAGTAGAAGTTTTCCAACTTTTTCTTCTCCAAGTTGTTGGGAACGGTTCATTCTATCTCTCCTCCACCTAGTGTGCCAAATCTATCGAGCATATTTTTTTAGTATCTGCGTCTTAAACCAATTTCATTAGTAAATCAACCTTAAATTATTTCTTTAGCGCGATATGTAATAGCGGGGATAACATAACCTCAAAAACAAGAGCCTTTCACACATAATGAACGGGATTATGTGTGAAGGCTCTCGGGATTTTGGTATTTAGGGACGTATATCTTAGGTCCACTCCCTCGAACATGGCAGTAATCTTCTCGCTAAATCGTGCCCTTTAGAACTAGCGTATTAAAAACTGCTGAATTCGCCGCACTGCTTCCTGCATTACGCCCTCATCTTGAACCAAAGCCACCCGTACATATCCTTCGCCATGGTCTCCAAAGGCAACCCCTGGAACCACGATCACGCCCGCTTCGCGAGCCAAATCCGTTGCAAAAGCTACTGAGTCTTGGTTTGTTGGAACTGGCGCCCAGATGAACATAGAACCCTGAGGTATCGACATTTTCCAACCAGCTGAAGCACAACCCTCGATCCAGAGATCCCTTCGCCTCTGATAAGCGCTGCGATTTTCATCGATCGTGTCCTGCGCAAAGCTAAGCGCAAAGGCACCAGCCGTCAAAACTGGGCCGAATGCTCCATAATCAATATTTGATTTAAGTTGAGAGAGATTCCCTATAACATCGGCATTCCCTACTACAAACCCTAACCGAGCCCCTGCTAGATTGTACGTTTTAGAGACGGAATGGAATTCAATGCCCACTTCTTTTGCCCCCCGTGCTTGTAAAAAGCTCACAGGTCTATATCCATCGAACGCTAATTCGGAGTACGCTGCATCATGGCAGATGAGCACATCATACGCTTTGGCAAACTCTACAACCTCTTCAAAAAATGAGAGCGGGGCCACAGCTGCAGTGGGGTTATTCGGATAATTTAAGAACATGAGTTTCGCCTTACGGGCTGTATCCGGATCAATCTTCCGCAGATCCGGTAAGAAACCATTCTTCTCTAACAGAGGCACCGCAACTTTCACTCCCCCCGCTAGCAATAGACCCGCCGAATAAATTGGATATCCCGGATCGGGGATTAAGGCCAAATCACCAGGATCAATATAGGCTAGGAAAATATGAGCCAGCCCATCCTGGGATCCCATTAAGGGTAAGACCTCTGTTTCAGGATCCAACGATACCCCAAAACGTTCTTGATACCACCCTGCACATACCTTCCGAAAGTTCCCCGGTCCGCGAGTCAATGTATAGCCATATTGGGTCCCATCCAATACTGCTTGGCTGAGAACCCTGCGGATTTCTTCAGCTGGGGCTCGATCAGGACTTCCAATACTAAGATTTATTAAATGCGTTCCTGCTTTCTCCAAGTCCCTCTTCAAATTGTCCATCTCTGTAAAAACTGATGCTCCTAAACCTGCCAAACGTTTTGAGGGCATGATCCGCCCGCCTCCATTCTCCAATTTCTTGCTGTTTACTTAATAACTTAATTAAGCTATTTGTACTACCTGAACGTTAATATTTCGGTTAGTGTGTCATTTAGATGTTTCTTTCCTGGTGCGTTATTTCAAGAGTATCCACTGTCACGCTTTCTTGGTCGATTGCAGATCGGCATTTTTTGGGAGTCCTGGTTCCGCACCCCTTGATCGTTAGGATGCTACTAGCACCTTACCTCTATGAGATGACAGCCTTCCACCCTTTTCTGTATAATAACATGGACAAAATCCTTGTCAATCGCCTATCTTTCGCATAACAGAGTTCAATCTTACCTCCTGTAAACTTAATGTTTAAGTATCCTTGTTCCTTTTGACAAGAAGAGCACAAGGTTCATGCCTTTGCAACGCCCCATTTGGGAACTAACTGGGGTTAAATCAAAATATGTACATATAAATACGAGAATGGTATTATATAGAATAAACGTAGCTGAAAAGAAATGAGGCAGACTAAAATGAGTCCCTTTGATTTCTTATTAGTAGCCCATCTCCTTGGAGATTTCCCCCTGCAAACTAGTTGGATGGCGATGAACAAAGCGAACAAGTGGCTACCTCTTTTAACCCATTCTATTTTGTATACCGGAACAATAGGAATAATTTCATTCGTGGGTTTTGGTGGTTTCGCCGCATGGCAGCTTTTTATTATTTTTCTTGGTCATGTTCTCCTTGACCGCCGTACGTCCGTGGCCTGGTGGGTACAGCATATCATGCATACTGATCTCTCTAAAAACCAATGGCTAGGAATAATGGTCGATCAAGTTTTCCATGTGACCATCTTAGCTTTAATTTTGCAGGTAAAGTAAAGGAGAGTGAAACTACACCATGCACGAACTCCAGAACATAACGCCTAAGCTAAAAGAGGAACTTGCTCCTGAGCAGATGTTACGCATCATTTTTCATTACGTTTCCTTAATAGCATCGGAAAAGGATCTCGACCGACTTCTGCTACATATGGCGGATATGGGACGGGATCTAATTTTGGCGGATCGTTGTTCCTTATGGCTCTTTGACAAGGATAACCACCAGCTCTGGACCAGAGTTGCCCATGGGGTCAAAGCTTTAACCATGCCAGCTGATACAGGATTAGCTGGCTATGCCATGATGAAAAACGAAGCCATTTTCATTGAAGATGCCTATCGGGATCCACGATTTAATCCGGAAATAGATCTGAAAACTGGCTACCACACACAGTCAGTTCTGGTGATTCCGATCCTCAATCAAAATGGCGAGATCATGGGGGTGTATCAGGCGATTAATAAATTAACCCCAGATGGTGTCTTCAAACTTCAAGATATGAATCTTTTATCCCTTGCCGCTTCTTATAGTGGCAAAGCCTTAGAGTCTGCCTTACTTGATCAAGAGATTGAGCAAACTCAGAAGGAAATCATCTTTACAATGGGTGAGATTGGGGAAAGTCGTTCTAAAGAAACAGGCAACCATGTGAAACGAGTAGCAGAATAC encodes:
- a CDS encoding Tex family protein, whose product is MEFNQVIANELGIKITQVKEAVNLLDGGNTIPFIARYRKEATGELDENVLRDIVERLDYLRRLDQRKTEVLRLINEQGKLSEELEAQITAATVLQDVEDLYRPYKQKRRTRATIAKEKGLEPLATWLLVQYIRADPQAEAEKYLNTELEVNSTEEALTGAMDIIAETLADDASLRKRIREETLRLADVVASAVAKKAKERSPFEMYYDYREPVRKIPPHRILALNRGEKEEFLSVKIEAPLETLHRLIEVRYVKTGPCAAYVQKAALDAYKRLIEPSIEREVRAELSAQAEEQAIKVFAANLRQLLLQPPVRGKMVLGLDPGFRTGCKWAVVDETGKLLKVGVIYPHPPQNKREEAKHSMRKAIAEFNANIIAIGNGTASRETEEVVAEMIREDGIAAEFILVSEAGASVYSASKIAGDEFPDFDLSLRSAVSIARRLQDPLAELVKIEPKAVGVGQYQHDVQPKRLEESLNGVVESCVNVVGVDLNTASASLLQYVAGLKPAVAKNIVAWRDEHGKFSHRDQLKKIPRLGAQTYIQCAGFIRLPDGINPLENTPVHPESYQLAEDILKKIGHTSEDLRDHLTDVRKKLAILEANELAEEFSAGVPTVRDILDALQRPGRDPREDLPRPLLRRDVTHMEDLSEGMVLEGTVRNVVDFGAFVDIGVKQDGLVHISQLCDKFIKHPMEAVAVGDIVKVRVIGLDKARDRVSLSMRDLASNVTTA
- a CDS encoding DUF2225 domain-containing protein, which produces MQSLEPFYEKKLTCIFCGKPFTTLRVRSRFSIPHQIDTDFCPYYRVGNYNPHFYYVNVCPECGFAFSEEFSDQFPRGSKEVIHAQITKQWIKRNFGQVRDIQQALESYKLAVLAASIKKEKNAILAGLCLRLAWLYRIENNAEQEKRFMGLALNAYEASYVHSDFAGTSMSELNVLFMIGELSRRLGQYQKAVLYFSKIIQHKDAKDNQNIVNRAREQWSVAKEENSHSRG
- a CDS encoding MATE family efflux transporter, producing MNRSQQLGEEKVGKLLLKFSIPAIIGMLVNGLYNIVDRIFVGRGVGSLALSGIAISFPISLAIMAFGMLIGLGATSVISIRLGQQKREEAEQIVGNAFILLLGISLMIMVLGFLFMDPLLVVFGASSEVLPYAKQYLNVLLWGAVFQTIGFGMNNFIRAEGNPKVAMYTMILGAVLNTILNPIFIFGLHLGVAGSALATVISQFITAIWVLSYFLGNRALLKIRLRNLKLRWVFVKDILAIGISPFSMQLVGSVVAVLFNQTLVNYGGDLSIAAMGVINSITMLIFMPIFGIGQGAQPILGYNYGARNYDRVKRTLQLSVMGATGVMVIGFLMVELFPTAIMSLFSQDPELIQIGSFGLRVFLVMLPVIGFQVVVVNYFQATGKPRKSLFLSLSRQLIFLVPTLLILPKFWGLTGVWLAGPVSDFASSGLTAIWLLRDLKQLGSTKG
- a CDS encoding aminotransferase class I/II-fold pyridoxal phosphate-dependent enzyme → MPSKRLAGLGASVFTEMDNLKRDLEKAGTHLINLSIGSPDRAPAEEIRRVLSQAVLDGTQYGYTLTRGPGNFRKVCAGWYQERFGVSLDPETEVLPLMGSQDGLAHIFLAYIDPGDLALIPDPGYPIYSAGLLLAGGVKVAVPLLEKNGFLPDLRKIDPDTARKAKLMFLNYPNNPTAAVAPLSFFEEVVEFAKAYDVLICHDAAYSELAFDGYRPVSFLQARGAKEVGIEFHSVSKTYNLAGARLGFVVGNADVIGNLSQLKSNIDYGAFGPVLTAGAFALSFAQDTIDENRSAYQRRRDLWIEGCASAGWKMSIPQGSMFIWAPVPTNQDSVAFATDLAREAGVIVVPGVAFGDHGEGYVRVALVQDEGVMQEAVRRIQQFLIR
- a CDS encoding DUF3307 domain-containing protein, giving the protein MRQTKMSPFDFLLVAHLLGDFPLQTSWMAMNKANKWLPLLTHSILYTGTIGIISFVGFGGFAAWQLFIIFLGHVLLDRRTSVAWWVQHIMHTDLSKNQWLGIMVDQVFHVTILALILQVK
- a CDS encoding HD domain-containing phosphohydrolase, whose translation is MHELQNITPKLKEELAPEQMLRIIFHYVSLIASEKDLDRLLLHMADMGRDLILADRCSLWLFDKDNHQLWTRVAHGVKALTMPADTGLAGYAMMKNEAIFIEDAYRDPRFNPEIDLKTGYHTQSVLVIPILNQNGEIMGVYQAINKLTPDGVFKLQDMNLLSLAASYSGKALESALLDQEIEQTQKEIIFTMGEIGESRSKETGNHVKRVAEYSKVLALNYGLSPKESELIKVASPMHDIGKVAIPDDILKKPGKLSDEEFSMMQAHSEIGYGLLKESNRQILRSAAIIAHQHHEKWNGTGYPQGLKGEAIHIYGRITAIADVFDALVSDRCYKKAWELDRVINLFKEERGIQFDPKLVEVFLDCLDEILALKEEYAD